One Clostridium novyi NT genomic window carries:
- a CDS encoding alanine/glycine:cation symporter family protein produces MELLAKYISSINNILWSYVLIALLILMGLYFTIKSEFVQIRYFKEMFKLLGEGASKSMSSNKEEHHGVSSFQAFCISTASRVGTGNLAGVAIAISTGGPGAVFWMWIIALIGAGSSFVESTLAQVYKTKDKHGFRGGPAYYMEKGLNKRKLGIVFSILITVSFGLIFNSVQANTISLAFEEAFGIKRIVFGVILVSVTALIIFGGIKRIAKVVEVIVPVMAIAYILVALFVVTKNITHIPEVFGLIFKDVAFGIRQIAGGTLGAAVLMGIKRGLFSNEAGMGSAPNAAATAGVTHPAKQGLIQTLGVFTDTLLICSCTAFIVLISGAYTDKKLEGIKLTQNALSSQIGHWGNTFIALCILLFAFSSIVGNYYYGESNIEFLKGSKKWLAAYRISVLGMVLFGSVAKIQIVWDLADLFMGSMAIINLIAIWKLSPLAFKVLKDYTRQKKEGKDPIFKASHIEGLVNAECWED; encoded by the coding sequence TTTAAACTTTTAGGTGAAGGGGCAAGTAAGTCCATGTCATCAAATAAAGAAGAACACCATGGAGTATCATCATTTCAAGCCTTTTGTATAAGTACAGCATCTAGAGTAGGTACAGGAAATTTAGCAGGTGTTGCCATTGCAATTTCAACTGGAGGTCCAGGAGCTGTTTTTTGGATGTGGATTATTGCATTAATCGGAGCAGGTTCGAGTTTTGTTGAAAGTACACTTGCACAAGTATATAAAACTAAAGACAAACACGGTTTTAGAGGCGGTCCTGCATATTACATGGAAAAAGGTCTTAATAAAAGAAAACTTGGAATTGTCTTTTCTATATTAATAACTGTGTCTTTTGGTCTTATATTTAACTCAGTTCAAGCAAATACTATTTCGTTAGCATTTGAAGAAGCATTTGGAATAAAAAGAATAGTATTTGGTGTGATTTTAGTTTCTGTAACTGCATTAATCATATTTGGTGGAATAAAAAGAATAGCTAAAGTTGTAGAAGTTATCGTTCCAGTTATGGCTATAGCATACATATTAGTTGCTTTATTTGTTGTAACTAAAAATATAACGCATATACCTGAAGTGTTTGGACTTATATTTAAAGATGTTGCTTTTGGAATTAGACAAATAGCAGGTGGTACTCTTGGAGCAGCAGTATTAATGGGAATTAAAAGAGGATTATTCTCAAATGAAGCTGGTATGGGAAGTGCTCCAAATGCAGCTGCAACAGCAGGGGTAACTCATCCTGCAAAACAAGGTCTTATTCAAACTTTAGGTGTATTTACAGATACTCTTTTAATTTGTAGCTGTACTGCATTTATAGTTTTAATATCAGGAGCTTATACGGATAAAAAGTTAGAAGGAATAAAACTTACTCAAAATGCATTAAGCTCACAAATTGGACATTGGGGAAATACATTCATTGCATTATGTATACTTTTATTTGCCTTTAGTTCAATAGTTGGTAACTATTATTATGGAGAAAGTAATATAGAGTTCCTTAAAGGTAGTAAAAAGTGGCTTGCAGCATATAGAATTTCAGTTTTAGGAATGGTTCTATTTGGTTCAGTTGCTAAAATTCAAATAGTTTGGGATTTAGCAGATTTATTTATGGGATCTATGGCGATTATAAATCTTATTGCTATTTGGAAATTAAGTCCTTTAGCATTTAAGGTATTAAAAGATTATACAAGACAGAAAAAAGAAGGAAAAGATCCTATATTTAAAGCTAGTCATATAGAAGGATTAGTAAATGCAGAGTGTTGGGAAGACTAA